A region of Asterias amurensis chromosome 22, ASM3211899v1 DNA encodes the following proteins:
- the LOC139953601 gene encoding AP-2 complex subunit alpha-2-like — translation MPTVKGDGMRGLAVFISDIRNCKSKEAEIKRINKELANIRSKFKGDKTLDGYQKKKYVCKLLFIFLLGHDIDFGHMEAVNLLSSNKYTEKQIGYLFISVLVNENSDLMQLVIQNIKNDMGSRTPIHINLALHCIANIGSKAMAETLGPEIPKLLVSGDTIDEVKQSAALCLLRLYRTDSHCIPSSEYQTRIIHLLNDQHMGVVTAATSLIHDLVLDNPDDYKGCVSLAVSRLSRIVTSSYTDLQDYTYYFVPAPWLSVKLLRLLQFYGPPDDPASRGRLNECLETILNKAQEPPKSKKVQHSNSKNAVLFEAINLIIHHDSEPNLLVRACNQLGQFLQHRETNLRYLALESMCLLASSEFSREAVKKHQETVVTALKTERDVSVRQRAVDLLYAMCDRTNAEEIVGEMLDYLEKADYSIREEMVLKVAILAEKFAVDYTWYVDTILNLIRIAGDFVSEEVWYRVIQIVINREDVQGYAAKMVFEALQAPACHENMVKVGGYILGEFGNLIAGDPRSSPQVQFNLLHSKFHLCSAPTRGLLLSTYVKFINLFPEIKQIIQDVLKNDNQLRNADAELQQRAVEYLSLSVRTSSDVLATVLEEMPPFPERESSLLAKLKKKKPSAVVEEKKPNKPISVEVNNTAGESSTDIPNNITPVSQATMPVAQPAPSTDLLGLDAAPAAPAQSFFDSMNMNAGPMGGPVATNNFGGAPAGGLLDMFDAPVPTTSALDPNALSPGAEENFSKFICKNNGVLFENDLLQIGVKAESKSMYCRLVLFFGNKTTMQFTNFSSSVSTPGELSTQLVVKAPPIADVLDGGAQVQQIITVECVEEFTNPPLLNIIFTTPRSGTQSSDDIRTPPVEVHVEPPHAPSRPSSGGVMQYINLKVPVMLSKFFQPTNMSSADFFSRWNQLNASTHEDQSIFKANFPMDRDANKTKLIGFGIGLLEGVDPNPDNFVCAGIVHSKSAQIGVLLRLEPNKAALMYRLTLRTSKEAVSKELGKLLSTQF, via the exons ATGCCGACAGTCAAAGGGGATGGCATGCGGGGTTTGGCAGTCTTCATTTCTGACATCAGAAAct gCAAGAGCAAGGAAGCTGAGATCAAACGAATCAATAAGGAACTGGCCAACATTCGCTCCAAATTCAAAG GGGATAAAACTCTGGATGGATACCAGAAGAAGAAGTATGTCTGCAAACTGCTCTTCATCTTTCTGCTCGGTCACGACATCGACTTCGGTCACATGGAGGCCGTTAATCTCCTCAGCTCAAACAAGTACACAGAGAAGCAGATT GGCTACCTGTTCATCTCCGTCCTCGTCAACGAGAACTCTGACTTGATGCAACTGGTGATTCAGAACATCAAGAACGACATGGGAAGCCGTACCCCCATCCACATCAACCTAGCCCTTCACTGCATCGCTAACATCGGCAGCAAGGCCATGGCCGAGACACTCGGGCCTGAAATACCCAAACTTCTAGTCTcagg GGATACCATTGATGAGGTGAAGCAGAGTGCCGCCCTGTGCTTGCTTCGTCTCTACAGAACTGACTCCCACTGTATTCCAAGCAGCGAATACCAAACAAGAATTATACATCTTCTGAATGACCAACACATG ggcgTTGTTACGGCAGCTACGAGTTTAATCCATGATCTTGTGTTAGATAACCCTGATGACTACAAAGGTTGCGTCTCATTGGCTGTATCAAGACTTAGCAGG attgtGACGTCATCTTACACAGACCTCCAGGACTACACATATTATTTTGTCCCAGCTCCTTGGCTTTCGGTTAAGCTCTTGCGACTTCTTCAGTTCTACGGACCACCCGATGATCCAGCCAGCCGAGGTCGTCTTAACGAATGTCTGGAGACGATTTTGAACAAAGCACAG GAGCCACCAAAGTCCAAGAAGGTCCAACATTCCAATTCCAAGAATGCTGTTCTCTTCGAGGCAATCAATCTGATTATTCATCACGACAGCGAGCCCAACCTCCTGGTCCGAGCTTGCAACCAACTCGGACAGTTCCTCCAACACAGAGAAACCAATCTTAG ATATCTAGCTCTTGAGAGTATGTGTCTTCTTGCATCTTCGGAGTTCTCACGAGAAGCCGTCAAGAAACATCAGGAAACGGTCGTCACGGCATTAAAG ACGGAGCGGGACGTGAGTGTGCGCCAGCGTGCCGTGGATCTCTTGTACGCTATGTGTGACCGGACAAACGCTGAGGAGATCGTTGGCGAAATGCTGGACTACCTGGAGAAGGCAGACTACTCCATTAGGGAAGAAATG GTGCTGAAGGTTGCCATCTTAGCAGAAAAGTTTGCCGTAGACTACACGTGGTATGTGGACACAATACTTAATCTGATCCGTATTGCTGGAGACTTTGTCAGTGAAGAG GTTTGGTATCGTGTGATTCAAATTGTAATAAACAGGGAAGATGTTCAGGGATATGCCGCCAAGATGGTCTTTGAG GCTCTTCAAGCCCCAGCCTGCCATGAGAACATGGTAAAGGTCGGAGGTTACATCTTAGGTGAATTTGGTAATCTCATCGCCGGTGACCCCAGGTCAAG CCCCCAGGTGCAGTTCAACCTCCTCCATTCCAAGTTCCATCTGTGCTCCGCCCCTACAAGAGGACTTCTTCTCTCCACCTACGTCAAGTTCATTAACCTTTTCCCTGAGATCAAGCAGATCATCCAAGAT GTTCTTAAGAATGATAATCAGTTGCGGAATGCTGACGCTGAGCTCCAACAGCGAGCTGTTGAATACCTCAGCCTGAGCGTACGGACTTCATCTGACGTACTG GCAACCGTTCTGGAAGAGATGCCGCCATTCCCAGAGAGAGAATCTTCCCTTCTTGCCAAgctgaagaagaagaagccCTCAGCTGTCGTCGAGGAGAAAAAACCTAACAAGCCGATCTCAGTAGAAGTCAACAACACGGCTGGAGAAAGCAGCACCGAC ATACCGAACAATATAACCCCAGTGTCACAGGCAACCATGCCAGTGGCCCAGCCTGCTCCCTCCACTGACCTCCTAGGTCTAGACGCCGCCCCGGCTGCACCAGCCCAGTCATTCTTTGACTCGATGAACATGAACGCTGGCCCGATGGGCGGCCCCGTGGCAACTAACAATTTCGGAGGTGCCCCTGCTGGAGGTCTTCTGGATATGTTTGATGCCCCGGTGCCGACGACCTCCGCTCTTGACCCCAATGCCCTCTCACCGGGCGCTGAGGAAAACTTCAGCAA gtttatttgtaaaaacaacGGCGTTCTGTTTGAGAACGACCTCCTCCAAATCGGGGTCAAGGCAGAGAGTAAATCAATGTACTGTCGACTCGTCCTGTTCTTCGGTAACAAGACCACGATGCAATTCACCAACTTCAGCTCGTCAGTCAGCACCCCTGGGGAGCTTTCAACCCA aCTCGTTGTGAAAGCGCCCCCTATTGCCGATGTGTTAGACGGTGGAGCGCAGGTACAGCAAATAATCACGGTGGAATGCGTCGAGGAATTCACCAACCCTCCCTTGCTAAATATCATCTTCAC cacaCCCAGGTCTGGTACCCAGTCCTCTGATGATATAAG GACACCACCTGTAGAGGTCCACGTTGAACCCCCACATGCCCCTTCCAGACCCAG CTCTGGAGGTGTCATGCAGTACATCAACCTCAAGGTTCCAGTCATGCTGTCCAAGTTTTTCCAGCCGACCAATATGTCATCGGCAGATTTCTTCAGCCGTTGGAATCAGCTCAATGC ttctaCACATGAGGACCAGAGTATTTTCAAGGCTAACTTCCCGATGGACAGagatgcaaacaaaacaaaa TTGATTGGATTTGGGATAGGCCTTCTTGAAGGTGTTGATCCCAACCCAGATAACTTTGTCTGCGCTGGTATCGTTCACTCTAAGAGCGCCCAGATTGGGGTGTTGCTTCGTTTAGAGCCAAACAAGGCTGCTCTG atgtaCCGGTTGACGTTACGCACAAGTAAAGAGGCCGTCTCAAAGGAGTTGGGGAAACTGTTATCCACCCAGTTTTGA